Genomic segment of Coffea arabica cultivar ET-39 chromosome 1e, Coffea Arabica ET-39 HiFi, whole genome shotgun sequence:
GGCTCTGATTGTGCTATCATTTTCTAATGATGTCAGTGTGTGTAACGGTCACCACCTCAGCCTTCAGCATTCCATCCATCTGGCAACGGTAGATTCCCAAGCAGCTTCTGCTGCTACTGTTGAGTTGCAGACGCGACTCGTACTTATTGGCTGCCCGGTGAGAAAAGCAGAAAATAATCACGGCAAGACTTGAAAATCTCGGCTCTTGAATTGAACTTGTATCCAACAAGCCTCCATTTTCTTCAACGCATCGAGCACTCTTTTACTGGGTTTCAAACACGCATTACCGcagcttttttctttctttctttttcaaacggCATTGCTGGAGCTGGGATGTTCATATTTTTTACAAGTTTTTTTCCAATTTACACACTTGTTGAAAGATCAAGAGGGGGCCCCTTTTGCTTTCATGACACCAAACATATCTGATATTCCAACAATTTGCAAACGAAGATCCACGTGGCATATAATGTAGGAGTATTTATGGTTGTCAAGTTGGATTTGCCCCAAATTTTTAATATTGACGAAGACTACTTCAAATGTTTAATAATGCatttaactaaaaaaaataaattaaaaaaaaaaagaaaaaagcctgGGCTGTGCTAGAATGAAGAAGTATCATGGCCAGAACCAGTTCACTTTGGTCAAAACTACAAGGAATATAAAATCAGGAATTCAGGCTTCCTGTCTTCAAACGCGGCATGGGCCATGGACTTTACTTTGACTCCAAAGAAGAAAAGACAACACGAAAAGAAAAGCCCACAACAATAGGCTCTCATATAAATACCACCACCATTTCCTTCACTCTCCCTCTTTTTATCCAGGAGTCAAACAACCAAAGCAGCCTACAGCAGAAAACAACAACGACCAATCAGACCATACCGCAAAACCACATCATAGATTCGAACGTtggaaggaaaacaaaaagaatatgTCTTGCACCGTTGCTCTTTCAaactcacccgttttctcccCATCCGGTCGGGTTTCATCTTCTCTATTCTGCAAAACCTCTTCTGCTGCTGCTCCATCGGCGGAAACTATCAAAAACCCATCATCAACTTCCCCATCATCGCCTTTGCGAATACTCCGCCTGCAGAAGCCGCACCCGAGTCCAAGCGGGCTAATTGTGAATTCTTCGGATTTTTCGGCTTCCGGTTCGCCTTCGCCCTCGATTTTGAAGAGGAAGAGGCCCGCGAGGTTGGATATCCCTATAGTTTCAATGGGTTTTGGGAATGTTCCGCCAACCCCATCCGCGGCAGCGGGGCGGGATACGGATGTTGTGGAAGTGGAAGGGGATGGATACGTGGTGTATTGTAAGAAGGGGAAGAGAGAAGCCATGGAGGATCGTTTCTCAGCTGCAATCAATCTTCAAGGAGATTCCAAACAGGTACTGCTACTTAATTTTTTGCGAGTTTTAACTGTTTTTGGTTCTGCTCGTgggactttcttttttttttttttttatgctaaAACTAGCTGAGTTTCTTATTACCACTTAACTTTATTTTGTTTACCTAAATGATGGGATTTTAGGATTATGGGATGAGGAAATAGCAGGAGCGTGATTACATCTTAGTTAAGTAGACTTTAATTAATGGCATTACAAATTTTGTTACAAAAGTGTTTGATTTTAAACTATATACTCTGGATAGATAATCTTCGTACCTTAAGACTTTAGTGGATGGATATCCAGCATCTGATGTTCGTACCTTAGGACTCTCACAATTTGTATTTGTTGATATTTGGAGAGATTAATTTGGTTCTCTATGCTTAAAGAATTCCATGACATTGGATTTGTAGGCTTGTTTTGGGATATTTGACGGGCATGGAGGTGCAAAAGCTGCTGAGTTTGCAGCAGAGAACTTGCAAAAGAACATtatggatgaaattgataaGCGTGGAGATGCTGAAATTGAGGAGGCAGTTAAGAATGGTTATTTGAGAACTGATGATGAGTTTCTAAAGGAAGATGTTTGGGGTGGAACATGCTCGGTGACAGCACTGATCAGGAAAGGGAATTTAGTGATATCAAATGCTGGTGATTGTCGTGCTGTGCTGAGCAGAAAAGGCATTGCTGAGGCTCTTACTTCTGATCACCGGCCTTCAAGGGAAGATGAGAGAGACAGAATCGAGGCTCTGGTAACCAATCAACTTCGCGCTTTATTGTATTTGTTGATAACTTCTCGACCTTGATCAGTTTATTGTCAAATTCAGATGGCTAATGATCTTATGTCATGGTGCAATTTTGCAGGGTGGCTATGTGGATTGTAAGCATGGTGTTTGGAGAATTCATGGGTCGCTATCTGTGTCTAGAGGTATTGGTGATCAGTACCTTAAACAATGGGTTATCGCAGAACCAGAGACGAGAATCCTCAGTGTAAAACCTGAGTTGGAATTCTTGATCCTTGCGTCTGATGGATTATGGGACAAGGTAAAACTAGTTACTTAGCATTATGAGAACTCTCTTCGTTGCGCAATAGTGTTGGTATTCGTTAAAGCATTTTGTGTCAAATAAAATGAGTCTTTCTCCTTATTTTGGCAGGTTAGTAATCAGGAGGCAGTAGACCTTGCCCGCCCTCTGTGCATTGACATAGAAAAGCCAGAGCCATTATCAGCTTGTAGAAAACTTGTTGACCTTTCCATTTCACGAGGTTCTGCTGATGATATTAGTGTCATGCTAATTCAGTTGGAGCAATTTCACTGACGAGGACCCCTATGGTAGAATGAGAAATAATCTAACAAATTGACCAATGGAATTCATCCTCTGATTcttattatttatttcttgctgGGGTTGCTGCTGTTTACCGGGTAGTAATGTTTGCTTAGACTTTAGAGAATAAAGAAAATTAATCTATGATGATGATAAGATTTGACGGGAAGAGCCCAATTTCGAGGCttttttttatccaatttttttgTTCCGTATATTAGACACTGTTAGAACACACTTCACATGACTGATGACTTTGATATGTACATGAAATTTATTGAGTACAGCTTCATGTAAAAATGATGAAAGAATCATATCATGCACGCTGAGTTTGTCttttattattcttttataCCAATTTTCTTCTTCCCTGCCTTTGCTGGTGATCATGGGCGAGTGTCGAGATCAATTATGGTCAGGGTAACTGTTTATCTTTCGACTAAGAAACatgtttcattttcttcacgCGTGAAAGTTCTGGCTAAAGCCTAGAATTTACAATTCTGAATGATCTCTTACATTTTAGTGTGATGGTTGAACATGAAAAGCACAACTTGATTCCTCCAAGGGAGATCATTCCCAGTTTTAGACTCTATATTAATCGCTTGTTGCGTGCAACAAACTGCCTGCTAGGATTAGAAAAGCCGTTGTTTTGTTTCTGAAGATGAGGGAGGAGAGTTTGAGATGGGAAAAGTGGGTGCTTCGACAATGGTATTCACAAGGTGAAACCCGGATTCATTAGAAACCATATTTCAGTGTAACCAAGTTGAAATGTGatcaaaatgtaaaaattatacCAACTCTGTGATTAGAATTTTGCCCAGCAGACTAAAATGTAGTAGTAGTTAGAGGAATTTAAAAAGTTACTGTAAAAGCGCTATGTATGAATTCTATATACATATGAAACGAATAATCATGCAAAAAAATAGAACGTTAATTGAGCCGGAGTTAATGGGGATTGACTCCTGGGAAAACAACACGACGGATGCGTTAATTTGATTGCAGTTATTCTGCTTCTTGGTCCTCCGTAACCTTTTCAAatagggcaaattacactttacccctCTGTAGTTAAgtattttttacataaccccctatgatttcaaaagttatacataatccTCTCATAGTTTGAATTAAAACATCAAAATAACGGAATTTGCAATTCATAATAAAGccaactaaaatgtcaaaaatacctctgtgtaaagttgaaaattatttattaactacAAAGAGGTTATGTCTATATATTAAAAATCACAAGGaagttatatgataaaatattaaaccataagagagagatatatatatggtaaaaatataaaatca
This window contains:
- the LOC113711339 gene encoding probable protein phosphatase 2C 25 yields the protein MSCTVALSNSPVFSPSGRVSSSLFCKTSSAAAPSAETIKNPSSTSPSSPLRILRLQKPHPSPSGLIVNSSDFSASGSPSPSILKRKRPARLDIPIVSMGFGNVPPTPSAAAGRDTDVVEVEGDGYVVYCKKGKREAMEDRFSAAINLQGDSKQACFGIFDGHGGAKAAEFAAENLQKNIMDEIDKRGDAEIEEAVKNGYLRTDDEFLKEDVWGGTCSVTALIRKGNLVISNAGDCRAVLSRKGIAEALTSDHRPSREDERDRIEALGGYVDCKHGVWRIHGSLSVSRGIGDQYLKQWVIAEPETRILSVKPELEFLILASDGLWDKVSNQEAVDLARPLCIDIEKPEPLSACRKLVDLSISRGSADDISVMLIQLEQFH